From Pseudomonas fluorescens, one genomic window encodes:
- a CDS encoding DUF1329 domain-containing protein, with the protein MKIAKNLMYVAGLGLSLLATSVIAAVPAAEADKLGKSLTPMGAEMAGNADGSIPSWKPLPKNAGSVDSRGFLSNPYASEQPLFTITAQNVDKYKDKLAPGQYAMFKRYPDTFKMPVYTSHRGATVPDDVFAAIKRNATNTNLVSGGNGLENFETAVPFPIPKSGVEVIWNHITRYRGGSVTRLVTQATPQANGSYSLVYFQDQFVFRDKMKDYDPKNPGNILFYFKQKVTAPARLAGGVLLVHETLDQVKEPRLAWVYNAGQRRVRRAPQVSYDGPGTAADGLRTSDNLDMYNGAPDRYDWKLEGKKEMYIASDAYKLDDPKLKYADIIKAGHINQDLARYELRRVWHVVATLKEGQRHIYAKRDFYIDEDTWQAAVIDHYDGRGQLWRVAEAHAENYYDKQVPWYALETLYDLQSGRYLALGMKNEEKQAYDFGFTATTSDFTPAALRQDGIR; encoded by the coding sequence ATGAAAATAGCCAAGAATCTGATGTACGTCGCGGGCCTGGGGCTGTCATTGCTGGCGACCAGCGTGATCGCCGCCGTACCGGCTGCCGAAGCCGACAAGCTGGGCAAGAGCCTGACACCCATGGGGGCGGAAATGGCCGGCAATGCCGACGGCTCGATCCCGAGCTGGAAGCCGCTGCCGAAGAATGCCGGCAGCGTGGACAGCCGTGGTTTCCTGTCCAACCCTTATGCCAGCGAGCAACCGCTGTTCACCATCACCGCGCAGAACGTCGACAAGTACAAGGACAAGTTGGCGCCGGGTCAGTACGCGATGTTCAAGCGATACCCCGATACCTTCAAAATGCCGGTGTACACCTCTCATCGTGGTGCCACCGTGCCGGATGATGTGTTCGCGGCAATCAAGAGAAACGCCACCAACACCAATCTGGTCTCCGGCGGCAACGGCCTGGAAAACTTCGAAACGGCCGTGCCGTTCCCGATTCCGAAAAGCGGTGTCGAAGTCATCTGGAACCACATTACCCGCTACCGTGGTGGCAGCGTGACCCGCCTGGTAACCCAGGCCACGCCGCAGGCCAACGGCTCGTACAGCCTGGTGTACTTCCAGGACCAGTTCGTGTTCCGTGACAAGATGAAGGATTACGACCCGAAAAATCCGGGCAACATCCTCTTCTACTTCAAGCAGAAAGTCACCGCGCCAGCGCGTCTGGCCGGTGGTGTGCTGCTGGTGCACGAGACGCTCGATCAGGTCAAGGAGCCGCGTCTGGCGTGGGTCTACAACGCCGGTCAGCGTCGTGTGCGACGTGCACCACAAGTGTCCTATGACGGCCCAGGTACTGCCGCGGACGGCCTGCGGACTTCCGACAACCTTGACATGTACAACGGTGCGCCGGATCGCTATGACTGGAAGCTTGAAGGCAAGAAAGAGATGTACATCGCCTCCGACGCCTACAAGCTCGACGATCCGAAGCTCAAATACGCCGACATCATCAAGGCCGGCCACATCAACCAAGACCTGGCTCGCTACGAGCTGCGCCGCGTGTGGCATGTGGTCGCGACCTTGAAGGAAGGCCAGCGCCACATCTACGCCAAGCGTGACTTCTACATCGACGAAGACACCTGGCAAGCGGCAGTGATCGATCACTACGACGGTCGTGGTCAACTGTGGCGCGTGGCTGAAGCGCACGCCGAAAACTACTACGACAAGCAAGTGCCGTGGTACGCCCTGGAAACCCTCTACGACCTGCAGTCCGGCCGCTACCTGGCGCTGGGCATGAAGAACGAAGAGAAGCAGGCCTATGACTTCGGCTTCACCGCCACCACCAGCGATTTCACCCCGGCTGCGCTACGCCAGGATGGTATTCGCTAA
- a CDS encoding DUF1302 domain-containing protein: MTSVNQFWRRAKLPLAVSLASTLAGPAFGVSFNVGEIEGQFDSSLSLGMSVSTQSPNKNLIGVNNGGHGLSQTSDDGHLNFKSGQAFSKIFKGIHDLELKYGDTGVFVRGKYWYDFALQNEDLEFKNVSNDNRKEGAKSSGGQILDAFIYHNYAIADQPGSVRLGKQVVSWGESTFIGGGINSINPIDVSAFRRPGAEIKEGLIPVNMFYVSQSLTENLSAEAFYQLEWDQTVVDNCGTFFSQPDIIADGCDNNLRVLNKRSTLPAAALGPAAALGVDVNEEGVLVRRGPDRDARDSGQWGASFKYMFDPLDTEFGAYFMNYHSRAPIFSATGASQSIYNTAGALPGPFAALAPLLVAGNSQYFVEYPEDIRLYGLSFSTTLPTGTAWQGEISYRPNAPVQLNSTDILFAGVRPLGGALANASLLSAAPGTDLHGYRRKEVTQFQTTLTHFFDQVMGASRLTLVGEVGVTHVGGLESTSDVRYGRDPVYGPGELPGGSCEFLNGRTIAGAGPGAATNNATRNCDDEGFTTPTSWGYRGRAIWDYNDVFAGVNLKPNVAWSHDVSGYSPGPGGNFEEGRKAISLGLDAEYQNTYTASLAYTNFFDGKYTTVDDRDFVALSVGVNF, translated from the coding sequence ATGACATCAGTAAACCAGTTCTGGCGCCGGGCGAAATTGCCCCTGGCGGTCAGTCTCGCCTCTACGCTCGCCGGGCCTGCATTCGGCGTCAGTTTCAACGTTGGTGAAATCGAAGGTCAGTTCGACTCATCCCTCTCGTTGGGCATGAGTGTGTCGACCCAGTCACCGAACAAGAACCTCATCGGCGTCAACAACGGTGGGCACGGTCTGTCCCAGACCTCTGACGACGGCCACCTGAACTTCAAGAGCGGACAAGCGTTCTCGAAGATCTTCAAAGGCATCCATGACCTCGAACTGAAATACGGTGACACCGGCGTATTCGTCCGGGGCAAATACTGGTACGACTTCGCGCTGCAAAACGAAGACCTGGAGTTCAAGAACGTCAGCAACGACAACCGCAAGGAAGGCGCCAAGTCCTCCGGTGGGCAAATTCTCGACGCCTTTATTTACCACAACTACGCGATTGCCGATCAGCCAGGCTCCGTGCGCCTGGGTAAACAAGTCGTCAGCTGGGGTGAAAGTACCTTCATCGGCGGTGGCATCAACTCGATCAACCCGATCGACGTGTCAGCGTTTCGTCGTCCAGGCGCCGAGATCAAGGAAGGCCTGATCCCGGTCAACATGTTCTACGTGTCCCAGAGCCTGACCGAAAACCTGTCGGCCGAAGCCTTCTACCAACTTGAGTGGGACCAGACGGTCGTCGACAACTGCGGCACCTTTTTCTCCCAGCCAGACATTATTGCCGACGGTTGCGACAACAACCTGCGCGTATTGAACAAGCGCTCGACCTTGCCGGCTGCAGCCCTGGGCCCGGCAGCTGCACTGGGTGTCGACGTCAACGAGGAAGGCGTGCTCGTACGTCGCGGTCCGGACCGCGATGCACGGGACAGTGGCCAGTGGGGCGCCTCCTTCAAGTACATGTTCGACCCGCTGGACACCGAGTTCGGTGCTTACTTCATGAACTACCACAGCCGGGCACCCATCTTCAGCGCCACCGGTGCCTCGCAATCGATCTACAACACCGCAGGTGCCTTGCCGGGGCCATTCGCGGCACTCGCGCCGCTGTTGGTGGCGGGTAACTCGCAATACTTCGTCGAATACCCGGAAGACATCCGCCTGTATGGCCTGAGCTTCTCCACCACCCTGCCTACCGGCACGGCGTGGCAGGGTGAGATCAGCTACCGTCCGAACGCGCCGGTGCAACTGAACTCCACCGACATCCTGTTCGCCGGCGTGCGGCCTCTGGGCGGTGCCCTGGCCAACGCTTCCTTGCTGTCGGCGGCGCCGGGTACCGACTTGCACGGCTATCGCCGCAAGGAAGTGACCCAGTTCCAGACCACCCTGACGCACTTCTTCGATCAGGTCATGGGCGCCAGCCGCCTGACCCTGGTGGGTGAAGTCGGCGTGACCCACGTAGGCGGGCTGGAAAGTACATCGGACGTGCGTTATGGCCGCGATCCGGTCTACGGTCCGGGCGAGTTGCCTGGCGGTAGCTGCGAATTCCTCAACGGCCGAACCATCGCCGGTGCAGGTCCGGGTGCTGCGACCAACAACGCCACACGCAATTGCGACGACGAAGGTTTCACCACCCCGACTTCCTGGGGCTACCGTGGCCGTGCGATCTGGGACTACAACGACGTGTTCGCCGGGGTCAACCTCAAGCCGAACGTGGCCTGGTCCCACGACGTCAGCGGCTACTCGCCGGGTCCTGGCGGCAACTTCGAGGAAGGCCGTAAAGCCATCAGCCTGGGCCTGGATGCCGAATACCAGAACACCTACACCGCCAGCCTGGCCTACACCAACTTCTTCGACGGCAAGTACACCACCGTGGATGACCGTGACTTCGTCGCGCTCAGCGTCGGCGTGAACTTCTAA
- a CDS encoding fatty acid--CoA ligase: MLQTRVIPPAEGAYQYPLLIKRLLMSGSRYEKTREIVYRDQLRYSYPTLIERVARLANVLTAAGVKAGDTVAVMDWDSHRYLECMFAIPMIGAVIHTINVRLSPEQILYTMNHAEDRFVLVNSEFVGLYQAIAGHLTTVEKTLLLTDLPEKTADLPNLVGEYEQLLAAASPHYQFEDFDENSVATTFYTTGTTGNPKGVYFTHRQLVLHTMGVSTIMGSIDSVRLLGTNDVYMPITPMFHVHAWGLPYVATMLGLKQVYPGRYDPEFLVELWRKEKVSFSHCVPTILQMLLNAKGAQGTDFAGWKIVIGGSALNRALYEAAKAKGIQLTAAYGMSETGPLVSCAHLNDELMAGTEDERTTYRIKAGVPGPLVEAAIVDAEGNFLPADGESQGELVLRAPWLTEGYFNEPQKGAELWAGGWLHTGDVATLDSMGVIDIRDRIKDVIKTGGEWVSSLDLEDLISRHLAVREVAVVGIPDPQWGERPFALLVIREGHEIGAKELKEHLKPFVELGHLSKWAIPSQIALVTEIPKTSVGKLDKKRIRLDISEWQANNSTFLSTL; this comes from the coding sequence ATGTTGCAGACTCGCGTTATTCCACCCGCTGAAGGTGCGTATCAATACCCGCTGTTGATCAAGCGCCTGCTCATGTCCGGCAGCCGCTACGAGAAAACCCGCGAGATTGTCTACCGTGACCAGTTGCGCTACAGCTATCCAACGCTGATCGAGCGAGTCGCGCGGCTGGCCAACGTGCTGACGGCGGCAGGGGTCAAGGCCGGGGATACCGTGGCGGTGATGGACTGGGACAGCCATCGCTACCTGGAATGCATGTTCGCGATCCCGATGATTGGCGCGGTGATCCACACCATCAACGTACGTCTGTCGCCCGAGCAGATTCTCTACACCATGAACCACGCTGAAGACCGCTTTGTGCTGGTCAACAGTGAGTTCGTCGGCTTGTACCAGGCGATTGCCGGGCACCTGACCACCGTCGAGAAAACCCTGCTGCTGACTGACCTGCCGGAAAAAACCGCTGACCTGCCGAACCTGGTGGGCGAGTACGAGCAACTGCTGGCGGCCGCGAGTCCGCACTATCAGTTCGAAGACTTCGACGAAAACTCGGTGGCGACCACGTTCTACACCACCGGCACCACCGGCAATCCCAAGGGTGTGTACTTCACTCACCGGCAACTGGTGCTGCACACCATGGGCGTGTCGACGATCATGGGCAGCATCGACAGTGTGCGTCTGCTCGGCACCAACGACGTCTACATGCCGATCACTCCGATGTTTCACGTCCATGCCTGGGGCTTACCGTACGTGGCGACCATGCTCGGGCTCAAGCAGGTCTACCCGGGGCGCTACGATCCGGAATTCCTGGTGGAGTTGTGGCGCAAGGAAAAGGTCAGCTTCTCCCACTGCGTGCCGACCATCCTGCAAATGCTGCTCAACGCCAAAGGTGCGCAGGGCACCGATTTCGCCGGCTGGAAAATCGTCATTGGCGGCAGCGCGCTGAACCGTGCGCTGTACGAAGCGGCGAAGGCCAAGGGCATCCAGTTGACCGCCGCCTATGGCATGTCGGAAACCGGGCCGCTGGTGTCCTGCGCTCACCTCAACGATGAGCTGATGGCCGGCACCGAGGATGAACGCACAACGTACCGGATCAAGGCCGGGGTTCCGGGGCCATTGGTGGAAGCGGCGATCGTTGACGCCGAAGGTAACTTCCTGCCCGCCGATGGCGAATCTCAGGGTGAACTGGTACTCCGCGCGCCGTGGCTTACCGAAGGTTATTTCAACGAACCGCAGAAGGGCGCCGAGCTGTGGGCCGGCGGCTGGCTGCATACCGGCGATGTGGCGACGCTCGACAGCATGGGCGTGATCGACATCCGTGACCGGATCAAGGATGTGATCAAGACCGGTGGCGAATGGGTCTCCTCGCTGGACCTCGAAGACCTGATCAGTCGTCACCTTGCGGTACGTGAAGTAGCAGTGGTGGGCATCCCCGATCCGCAATGGGGAGAACGCCCGTTTGCCTTGCTGGTGATCCGCGAAGGCCATGAGATTGGGGCCAAGGAACTCAAGGAACACCTCAAGCCATTTGTCGAACTGGGCCACCTGAGCAAATGGGCGATCCCGAGTCAGATCGCGCTTGTTACTGAAATTCCCAAGACCAGTGTCGGCAAGCTCGACAAGAAGCGCATTCGCCTCGACATCAGCGAATGGCAGGCCAACAACAGCACCTTCCTTTCGACGCTTTAA
- a CDS encoding MFS transporter has translation MNQSRNVIRYINAAHVIDHMFMLIFPAAVLGMTQVFALDYAAMIGLSLGGFIAFGACSLPAGWLGDRWSRRQMMLLFFFGIGASAIFTGLSSTPAMLVLGLTLTGVFAAIYHPVGTAMLVAYAQNRGREIGINGMWGNLGVAFSALVTGLLVAQFGWRSAFILPGVVSIVLGIGFALQVREEPIPVRAHAPLKGASGQRISMLMVFSVLALATATGGVVFNATTMTYPKLFEERLHALFASPQTLGVVVSLAYAFGAVAQLSIGRVLHRFSLKWPFILLTLCQAPLLLGLAYVDGWGVIALGATFMFVVFGQVTVNDAMVANFVSPQWQSRVFALRYCLSFGASATAIPLIAYVEPRQGFVGLYLILAGFAALTFVAALVFPRTPSEAAVGQVA, from the coding sequence ATGAATCAATCGCGAAATGTCATCCGCTACATCAATGCTGCTCATGTGATCGATCACATGTTCATGCTGATTTTCCCCGCTGCCGTGCTCGGCATGACTCAGGTGTTTGCCCTGGACTACGCGGCGATGATTGGCCTGTCCCTGGGCGGCTTTATCGCCTTTGGCGCTTGCTCGCTACCGGCGGGCTGGCTCGGCGACCGCTGGAGCCGACGGCAGATGATGCTGCTGTTTTTCTTCGGCATCGGTGCCTCGGCAATCTTCACCGGCTTGAGCAGTACGCCGGCGATGCTGGTGCTGGGCTTGACACTGACCGGGGTATTTGCGGCGATTTACCACCCGGTCGGCACCGCGATGCTGGTGGCGTACGCGCAAAACCGTGGCCGCGAGATCGGCATCAATGGCATGTGGGGTAACCTCGGCGTGGCATTCTCGGCGCTGGTGACCGGTTTGTTGGTGGCGCAGTTCGGCTGGCGTTCGGCGTTCATCCTGCCAGGTGTCGTTTCCATCGTGCTGGGCATCGGTTTTGCCTTGCAGGTCCGCGAGGAACCGATCCCGGTGCGCGCACATGCTCCACTCAAGGGCGCTTCGGGCCAGCGGATTTCCATGCTCATGGTGTTCAGTGTGCTGGCGCTGGCCACGGCCACCGGTGGCGTGGTGTTCAATGCCACGACCATGACCTATCCCAAATTGTTCGAGGAGCGCCTGCACGCGCTGTTCGCCTCGCCGCAAACCCTCGGTGTGGTGGTGAGCCTGGCGTATGCCTTCGGCGCCGTGGCGCAGTTGAGTATCGGTCGGGTGCTGCATCGCTTCAGCCTGAAATGGCCATTTATCCTGCTGACCCTGTGCCAGGCGCCATTGCTGTTGGGCCTCGCTTACGTCGACGGCTGGGGAGTGATCGCACTGGGGGCCACGTTCATGTTCGTGGTATTCGGGCAGGTGACGGTAAACGATGCGATGGTTGCCAATTTCGTTTCGCCACAGTGGCAATCGCGGGTCTTCGCCTTGCGCTATTGCCTGTCGTTCGGTGCCAGTGCTACGGCGATTCCTCTGATTGCGTATGTCGAACCGCGACAGGGTTTTGTCGGCCTTTACCTGATCCTTGCCGGGTTTGCGGCACTGACCTTCGTCGCTGCGCTGGTATTCCCACGCACTCCGTCTGAAGCGGCTGTAGGACAAGTAGCCTGA
- a CDS encoding AraC family transcriptional regulator, whose translation MLVSHFLHGPVSAYPRNYQDGAHQVLHQHREAQFLYAVCGTMRVVTRQGAWVIPPTRAVWIPPWVEHEIFMSGEVHMRSLFIAPELCPANLGQCCVLAVTPLLRELIVRAVQGRAQAENPLIQQLMLEEIANLENLPLHIPMPEDRRLRSICLALLEAPNHAHTLEDWAQQVGASSRTLARLFQQQLQMNFNAWRQQLRLMEALPRLLAGESVQQVAHELGYGSGRAFSAMFRRLLGDNPREYLNALNQLGSLNASR comes from the coding sequence ATGTTAGTCAGCCACTTCCTCCACGGACCGGTCAGCGCCTACCCACGCAACTATCAGGATGGCGCGCACCAGGTCCTGCACCAGCATCGTGAGGCGCAGTTTCTGTATGCGGTGTGCGGCACCATGCGCGTGGTCACCCGGCAAGGCGCCTGGGTGATTCCGCCGACCCGCGCGGTGTGGATTCCGCCCTGGGTCGAGCACGAGATTTTCATGTCAGGCGAGGTGCACATGCGCTCGCTGTTCATCGCTCCCGAACTGTGCCCGGCCAACCTCGGGCAATGCTGCGTACTGGCGGTCACGCCGCTGCTGCGCGAACTGATTGTGCGCGCAGTACAGGGCCGCGCTCAGGCGGAAAACCCGTTGATTCAACAGTTGATGCTGGAAGAAATTGCCAACCTGGAAAACCTGCCGCTGCACATCCCGATGCCCGAAGACCGGCGCTTGCGCAGCATCTGCCTGGCGTTACTGGAAGCGCCAAACCATGCCCATACTCTGGAAGACTGGGCGCAACAGGTCGGCGCCAGCTCACGCACCCTGGCCCGACTGTTTCAGCAGCAATTGCAGATGAATTTCAACGCCTGGCGCCAACAACTGCGCCTGATGGAAGCCCTGCCCCGCCTACTCGCCGGGGAAAGCGTGCAGCAGGTGGCGCATGAGCTGGGATATGGCAGTGGCCGGGCGTTCAGCGCGATGTTCCGGCGATTGCTCGGCGACAATCCTCGGGAGTACCTCAACGCGCTGAATCAGCTCGGCAGTCTCAATGCATCTCGGTAA
- a CDS encoding LysE family translocator, whose protein sequence is MYWTEFLTVALIHLLAVASPGPDFAVVVREAVTHGRRAGTWTALGVGCAIFLHVGYSLLGIGLIVSQSIVLFNALKWLAAAYLLYIGFKALRAQPAKPATDDLHKEAGERTARGAFTSGFVTNGLNPKATLFFLSLFTVVINPHTPLAIQAGYGVYLAAATAFWFCLVAMLFSQQRVRAGFARMGHWFDRTMGVVLVAIGVKLAFTEMH, encoded by the coding sequence ATGTACTGGACAGAATTCTTGACCGTCGCCCTGATCCACCTGCTGGCCGTCGCCAGTCCTGGTCCGGACTTTGCCGTAGTGGTGCGCGAAGCGGTGACCCACGGTCGCCGCGCCGGCACCTGGACCGCCCTGGGGGTAGGTTGCGCGATCTTCCTGCATGTCGGTTATTCGCTGCTGGGGATCGGTCTGATCGTTTCGCAATCGATCGTGCTGTTCAACGCCCTCAAGTGGCTGGCGGCGGCCTACTTGCTGTACATCGGCTTCAAGGCGCTGCGTGCGCAACCGGCAAAACCGGCGACCGATGACCTGCACAAGGAAGCTGGCGAGCGCACTGCCCGTGGCGCCTTTACCTCGGGCTTCGTGACCAACGGCCTGAACCCCAAGGCGACACTGTTTTTCCTCTCGCTGTTTACCGTGGTGATCAATCCGCATACGCCATTGGCGATCCAGGCCGGCTATGGCGTCTACCTGGCCGCAGCCACGGCGTTCTGGTTCTGCCTGGTGGCGATGCTGTTCAGCCAGCAGCGGGTGCGCGCCGGCTTTGCGCGCATGGGCCACTGGTTCGACCGCACTATGGGCGTGGTGCTGGTGGCGATCGGGGTGAAACTGGCCTTTACCGAGATGCATTGA